Proteins encoded within one genomic window of Panicum virgatum strain AP13 chromosome 1N, P.virgatum_v5, whole genome shotgun sequence:
- the LOC120653602 gene encoding CRM-domain containing factor CFM3, chloroplastic/mitochondrial-like → MLAENSKDLDAHTLYHMEGGLPHGRVPIADGAVDKEEVRVVAKSNNLRPVNTASYRIVVDENDELKEMNKELREINRDLKQNNVELTEKNEILTEENSVNRDMIMRFYADFGKEIPADLVTRLANIDARHQQVTASSHARTNTEDMQSNGNEMNSDEDEDYIMDREDGRDDDDDLDDTDEDDGGSEEVDGS, encoded by the exons ATGCTTGCTGAGAATTCAAAGGATTTAGATGCACACACTTTGTATCACATGGAAGGTGGTTTGCCCCATGGTCGTGTACCAATAGCTGATGGTGCAGTGGATAAGGAAGAGGTTAGAGTAGTTGCAAAATCCAATAATCTACGTCCAGTCAATACTGCTTCTTATCGAATTGTGGTGGATGAAAATGATGAGCTGAAGGAGATGAATAAGGAGTTGAGGGAGATTAATCGGGATCTAAAGCAAAACAATGTTGAATTGACGGAGAAAAATGAGATACTCACCGAGGAAAATAGTGTCAACCGTGACATGATCATG AGGTTTTATGCAGATTTTGGCAAGGAGATACCTGCTGATTTGGTAACCCGTCTAGCAAATATTGATGCCCGTCATCAACAG GTTACAGCATCATCACATGCCAGGACTAATACGGAAGATATGCAAAGCAACGGCAATGAAATGAATAGCGATGAAGATGAGGACTACATTATGGATCGTGAAGATGgccgtgatgatgatgatgacttgGATGAcacagatgaagatgatggtggcAGCGAAGAGGTTGATGGCAGTTGA
- the LOC120656257 gene encoding serine/threonine-protein kinase Nek6-like isoform X2 — MSLMASLSNPYIVEYKDGWVDEGTSVCIVTSYCEGGDMAERIKKARGVLFSEERVCRWFTQLLLALDYLHCNRVLHRDLKCSNILLTRDNNIRLADFGLAKLLMEDLASSVVGTPNYMCPEILADIPYGYKSDIWSLGCCMFEILAHHPAFKATDMAALVNKINRSSISPMPPIYSSALKQIVKSMLRKNPEHRPTAGELLRHPHLQPYLAESCSCSPIYLPVKPTKSNLRDKQSRKPSNGRKRTVKANGSYGTLQIATEHTVEGRDSSTNFSDASTIGTQEALILQMPGDLGARNKEPESSDVLSLQRAEENLMATTDRQIDSPMHLKAIRTSNIKDEAPVTASNQKPDEAPIPNEELTIGVVQEERKDVKPRSYQVPKPGSGDTTMTEESSPISTLKLAHTESTPAEWDHLNIVQQRADALESLLELCAKLLEQERLEELAGVLRPFGEGAVSSRETAIWLTKSLMSPPKFGESPTKLL, encoded by the exons ATGTCCCTGATGGCAAGCCTCAGCAACCCGTACATCGTCGAGTACAAGGACGGATGGGTGGACGAG GGGACCTCCGTCTGCATCGTCACAAGCTACTGCGAAGGAGGGGACAT GGCAGAGAGGATCAAGAAGGCAAGAGGCGTCCTCTTCTCTGAAGAG AGGGTCTGCCGGTGGTTCACACAATTGCTCCTCGCCCTTGACTACCTGCACTGTAACCGGGTGCTCCACCGCGATCTCAAG TGTTCCAACATTTTGTTGACAAGGGATAACAACATCAGACTCG CTGACTTTGGGTTGGCCAAACTGCTCATGGAGGACCTTGCCTCATCG GTCGTAGGAACCCCAAACTACATGTGTCCAGAAATACTAGCAGACATACCTTATGGATACAAATCTGACATATGGTCACTTG GTTGCTGTATGTTTGAGATTTTGGCACACCACCCTGCATTCAAAGCTACA GACATGGCAGCATTGGTTAACAAAATAAACAGATCTTCAATATCTCCAATGCCCCCAATATACTCATCAGCACT GAAGCAGATAGTGAAGAGCATGCTAAGGAAAAATCCAGAACATAGGCCTACT GCTGGAGAACTATTGAGGCATCCACACCTGCAACCATATCTTGCCGAATCATGCAGCTGTTCACCGATCTATCTTCCAGTGAAGCCCACCAAAAGTAACCTGAGAGACAAGCAGTCAAGGAAGCCAAGCAATGGCAGAAAGCGAACTGTCAAAGCCAATGGATCCTATGGAACATTACAAATTGCAACAGAGCACACTGTGGAAGGAAGAGACAGCTCCACAAACTTTTCTGATGCATCAACCATTGGTACCCAAGAAGCCTTGATTTTGCAAATGCCGGGGGATCTAGGTGCCAGAAACAAAGAACCGGAGAGCAGCGATGTTTTATCACTTCAGCGTGCAGAAGAGAACTTGATGGCAACAACTGATCGACAGATTGATTCGCCCATGCATCTTAAAGCTATAAGAACCAGCAACATAAAAGATGAGGCCCCCGTCACTGCTTCAAATCAAAAACCTGATGAGGCGCCAATACCAAATGAGGAATTGACAATTGGAGTTGtgcaagaagaaaggaaggatgtGAAGCCACgctcttatcaagtaccaaaGCCAGGCTCAGGTGACACAACTATGACAGAGGAATCATCACCAATCAGCACGCTAAAACTCGCGCATACAGAAAGCACGCCTGCTGAGTGGGATCATCTGAACATAGTTCAGCAGAGAGCCGATGCTCTGGAATCACTCCTAGAGCTTTGTGCAAAGCTCCTGGAGCAGGAGAGGCTTGAGGAGCTTGCAGGTGTTCTCCGACCATTCGGGGAAGGAGCCGTGTCATCTCGAGAGACAGCAATATGGCTCACGAAGAGTCTCATGTCGCCACCGAAGTTTGGAGAGTCCCCAACAAAACTTCTGTAA
- the LOC120656257 gene encoding serine/threonine-protein kinase Nek6-like isoform X3: protein MGGRANSTGFVRWLQGTSVCIVTSYCEGGDMAERIKKARGVLFSEERVCRWFTQLLLALDYLHCNRVLHRDLKCSNILLTRDNNIRLADFGLAKLLMEDLASSVVGTPNYMCPEILADIPYGYKSDIWSLGCCMFEILAHHPAFKATDMAALVNKINRSSISPMPPIYSSALKQIVKSMLRKNPEHRPTAGELLRHPHLQPYLAESCSCSPIYLPVKPTKSNLRDKQSRKPSNGRKRTVKANGSYGTLQIATEHTVEGRDSSTNFSDASTIGTQEALILQMPGDLGARNKEPESSDVLSLQRAEENLMATTDRQIDSPMHLKAIRTSNIKDEAPVTASNQKPDEAPIPNEELTIGVVQEERKDVKPRSYQVPKPGSGDTTMTEESSPISTLKLAHTESTPAEWDHLNIVQQRADALESLLELCAKLLEQERLEELAGVLRPFGEGAVSSRETAIWLTKSLMSPPKFGESPTKLL from the exons ATGGGTGGACGAG CGAACTCAACTGGGTTTGTTCGGTGGTTGCAGGGGACCTCCGTCTGCATCGTCACAAGCTACTGCGAAGGAGGGGACAT GGCAGAGAGGATCAAGAAGGCAAGAGGCGTCCTCTTCTCTGAAGAG AGGGTCTGCCGGTGGTTCACACAATTGCTCCTCGCCCTTGACTACCTGCACTGTAACCGGGTGCTCCACCGCGATCTCAAG TGTTCCAACATTTTGTTGACAAGGGATAACAACATCAGACTCG CTGACTTTGGGTTGGCCAAACTGCTCATGGAGGACCTTGCCTCATCG GTCGTAGGAACCCCAAACTACATGTGTCCAGAAATACTAGCAGACATACCTTATGGATACAAATCTGACATATGGTCACTTG GTTGCTGTATGTTTGAGATTTTGGCACACCACCCTGCATTCAAAGCTACA GACATGGCAGCATTGGTTAACAAAATAAACAGATCTTCAATATCTCCAATGCCCCCAATATACTCATCAGCACT GAAGCAGATAGTGAAGAGCATGCTAAGGAAAAATCCAGAACATAGGCCTACT GCTGGAGAACTATTGAGGCATCCACACCTGCAACCATATCTTGCCGAATCATGCAGCTGTTCACCGATCTATCTTCCAGTGAAGCCCACCAAAAGTAACCTGAGAGACAAGCAGTCAAGGAAGCCAAGCAATGGCAGAAAGCGAACTGTCAAAGCCAATGGATCCTATGGAACATTACAAATTGCAACAGAGCACACTGTGGAAGGAAGAGACAGCTCCACAAACTTTTCTGATGCATCAACCATTGGTACCCAAGAAGCCTTGATTTTGCAAATGCCGGGGGATCTAGGTGCCAGAAACAAAGAACCGGAGAGCAGCGATGTTTTATCACTTCAGCGTGCAGAAGAGAACTTGATGGCAACAACTGATCGACAGATTGATTCGCCCATGCATCTTAAAGCTATAAGAACCAGCAACATAAAAGATGAGGCCCCCGTCACTGCTTCAAATCAAAAACCTGATGAGGCGCCAATACCAAATGAGGAATTGACAATTGGAGTTGtgcaagaagaaaggaaggatgtGAAGCCACgctcttatcaagtaccaaaGCCAGGCTCAGGTGACACAACTATGACAGAGGAATCATCACCAATCAGCACGCTAAAACTCGCGCATACAGAAAGCACGCCTGCTGAGTGGGATCATCTGAACATAGTTCAGCAGAGAGCCGATGCTCTGGAATCACTCCTAGAGCTTTGTGCAAAGCTCCTGGAGCAGGAGAGGCTTGAGGAGCTTGCAGGTGTTCTCCGACCATTCGGGGAAGGAGCCGTGTCATCTCGAGAGACAGCAATATGGCTCACGAAGAGTCTCATGTCGCCACCGAAGTTTGGAGAGTCCCCAACAAAACTTCTGTAA
- the LOC120656257 gene encoding serine/threonine-protein kinase Nek6-like isoform X1, with product MEQYEVVEQIGRGAYGSAYLVLHRAERKRYVMKKIRLSKQNDKFQRTAYQEMSLMASLSNPYIVEYKDGWVDEGTSVCIVTSYCEGGDMAERIKKARGVLFSEERVCRWFTQLLLALDYLHCNRVLHRDLKCSNILLTRDNNIRLADFGLAKLLMEDLASSVVGTPNYMCPEILADIPYGYKSDIWSLGCCMFEILAHHPAFKATDMAALVNKINRSSISPMPPIYSSALKQIVKSMLRKNPEHRPTAGELLRHPHLQPYLAESCSCSPIYLPVKPTKSNLRDKQSRKPSNGRKRTVKANGSYGTLQIATEHTVEGRDSSTNFSDASTIGTQEALILQMPGDLGARNKEPESSDVLSLQRAEENLMATTDRQIDSPMHLKAIRTSNIKDEAPVTASNQKPDEAPIPNEELTIGVVQEERKDVKPRSYQVPKPGSGDTTMTEESSPISTLKLAHTESTPAEWDHLNIVQQRADALESLLELCAKLLEQERLEELAGVLRPFGEGAVSSRETAIWLTKSLMSPPKFGESPTKLL from the exons aTGGAGCAGTACGAGGTGGTGGAGCAGATCGGCCGGGGCGCCTACGGCTCCGCCTACCTCGTCCTCCACAGGGCCGAGCGCAAGAG GTACGTGATGAAGAAGATTCGCCTCTCCAAGCAGAACGACAAGTTCCAGCGGACCGCCTATCAGGAG ATGTCCCTGATGGCAAGCCTCAGCAACCCGTACATCGTCGAGTACAAGGACGGATGGGTGGACGAG GGGACCTCCGTCTGCATCGTCACAAGCTACTGCGAAGGAGGGGACAT GGCAGAGAGGATCAAGAAGGCAAGAGGCGTCCTCTTCTCTGAAGAG AGGGTCTGCCGGTGGTTCACACAATTGCTCCTCGCCCTTGACTACCTGCACTGTAACCGGGTGCTCCACCGCGATCTCAAG TGTTCCAACATTTTGTTGACAAGGGATAACAACATCAGACTCG CTGACTTTGGGTTGGCCAAACTGCTCATGGAGGACCTTGCCTCATCG GTCGTAGGAACCCCAAACTACATGTGTCCAGAAATACTAGCAGACATACCTTATGGATACAAATCTGACATATGGTCACTTG GTTGCTGTATGTTTGAGATTTTGGCACACCACCCTGCATTCAAAGCTACA GACATGGCAGCATTGGTTAACAAAATAAACAGATCTTCAATATCTCCAATGCCCCCAATATACTCATCAGCACT GAAGCAGATAGTGAAGAGCATGCTAAGGAAAAATCCAGAACATAGGCCTACT GCTGGAGAACTATTGAGGCATCCACACCTGCAACCATATCTTGCCGAATCATGCAGCTGTTCACCGATCTATCTTCCAGTGAAGCCCACCAAAAGTAACCTGAGAGACAAGCAGTCAAGGAAGCCAAGCAATGGCAGAAAGCGAACTGTCAAAGCCAATGGATCCTATGGAACATTACAAATTGCAACAGAGCACACTGTGGAAGGAAGAGACAGCTCCACAAACTTTTCTGATGCATCAACCATTGGTACCCAAGAAGCCTTGATTTTGCAAATGCCGGGGGATCTAGGTGCCAGAAACAAAGAACCGGAGAGCAGCGATGTTTTATCACTTCAGCGTGCAGAAGAGAACTTGATGGCAACAACTGATCGACAGATTGATTCGCCCATGCATCTTAAAGCTATAAGAACCAGCAACATAAAAGATGAGGCCCCCGTCACTGCTTCAAATCAAAAACCTGATGAGGCGCCAATACCAAATGAGGAATTGACAATTGGAGTTGtgcaagaagaaaggaaggatgtGAAGCCACgctcttatcaagtaccaaaGCCAGGCTCAGGTGACACAACTATGACAGAGGAATCATCACCAATCAGCACGCTAAAACTCGCGCATACAGAAAGCACGCCTGCTGAGTGGGATCATCTGAACATAGTTCAGCAGAGAGCCGATGCTCTGGAATCACTCCTAGAGCTTTGTGCAAAGCTCCTGGAGCAGGAGAGGCTTGAGGAGCTTGCAGGTGTTCTCCGACCATTCGGGGAAGGAGCCGTGTCATCTCGAGAGACAGCAATATGGCTCACGAAGAGTCTCATGTCGCCACCGAAGTTTGGAGAGTCCCCAACAAAACTTCTGTAA